Part of the Ziziphus jujuba cultivar Dongzao chromosome 8, ASM3175591v1 genome is shown below.
ttcaacattttaatttttttcaataaatttatataaattgcccACACCACATTGATTTCCCAACAagtgtttatttggtattttctttttattatttcttttttacttcATACCATATATCTCTTAACGGGATGTTTAGGAAGTGTCAAAGTTGAAAGGGAAATTGATTCCCAGGAATTAATTCTCTAGGATTTAGTTTTCtaagaattattttttctattgatCTATTTGGTGAGTAATGGAAAAGTTAGGGttgataagtaattaaatttaatattatataataaagtaagagtaaatacatattttaaaaaaaaattttaaaattattttctatgaGATTTTCgaaatgacatatatatatatataagaacaacttttttacatattttcttatattggTGGGAATCTAATTCTCTGGGTCAATACTTTTCCACTTCACAGTAagtattcaaacaaaaaaaagttatcaCTATTCCGAAGAAATTATATTCTCACTAACTTTACATTTATCCAAATATGCCGTAAATACTAAATTTTTAAAGAATCTCAAATTCCTAAAAATGACATTTTCTCTAATGGGATGTCCAAATATGAAAGAGCATATCCCAAATTCCTATAGACTGAAAggcattgattaattaaattgaaaagaatTGTAATTAACTCTTGGGTAACAAATTCCAATCCATAGTGCCTTCACCTCAAATTTCTATAattctacttcttcttttttcctcttattttttttttaatagtaatcTATAATCATtcttaaattgtttattttcattatatcaTGAATGAGAGTCCATCTATCTGAATATCTGATTCTTAGTTGGATCCtctataattttgtttactATGCACCGAGGTTATGGTATAGCACGATATCCACATGCTGGGAAAATGCATTCTCTTTTTCCAAAACCACTGCGGGAAAGTGTATGTCTAGAATTTATAAGTTAGtcaaaaattaagaaagtaaAATGATACAAAACATGATGTTTAGGGGATAAATTCTCATCACCATATGTGatattctttatcttttttgtcttttccgATCGATTTAGTCAGAAGGACGTGACCTCTACTTTGTTTGTATTGCTAGAAAATGTTCTATTTCTACCTCGCATggtaacatatttattttatgaattcaCACCGAAACATACTGGTACTTATTATTTTTGGtcaacatattaataattaatattcagAACTTAATTTACACTTTTTCTGGCCCATTCATTCGTAAGGGACCACTCTTAAATTTTCTTAAGTAATTTAACATTTTGTGCATTAATGAGAGGTTTTTCACAATTATACATATGGGGCACGTGGCCCCCACAATTTTTTTCGCCCTTTAGTTTCTTTTATAGTTTAGTTTCGATacttattttgatatatttatttaatatttctagcATTattctgaatatatatatatcttctgtTGAATAACAAATAgaattttaccaaatttataagtccaaatttataaataaagtagatggttttcttttcttggagTGCTctcctattatatatatatatatatatgtggaaagtGCTACCGGTACCCTCTATATTTTAAGCTATTTGTAAAATCAATTATCCCTTATAATATctcttatctaattttaatgattaaaaGAAATCTCTTATCtaatttagataatataaataatgcaacGTTTAAATAGTAACAGGGgaagaatttaaataaaaaaaatcaacaaacatttaattattttccgcACTATTATTCCTTTGAAgtagaaaaataaacatattccaccaaatttttgtttaaacCGGAAAGATAATAGCactcaatttatttttcatttttgtttaaacCGGAAAGATAATAGCACCCAATTTATTTAGTACGTACTACATACATATAACTATTTCAGGGTACAAGTCACTCCTTCATACATATAAAAGTTGGTAATGCTGGATTATTATTCATACTTTTCTCATAGACGGTAATAGCAGATTTTCCAAATTGATCACATAAGGAAGAATAATGGAACTGTATCCGCTGAGACCATCATAGTACCTGGACCATAACATCACACCTCCATACTTGGACGTGTTTTTTATAACCGGAAGAACTTGATCGATCAGCACATCAGGCGGGATGTACCCGCTTCCGGCAGCATCGGCGGACGCGGGTAACCCCAGAAATAGCTTCCCTGCCTTAAGAGACGAAGTCCATACACTCCATGAGTTTAAAAGTAGATCGACACCAGCATCAGCACTATACTggcatggaggattattatagaACTGAACCCAGACGAAGTCGAAAAGCCCCGTGTCAATGGCTGTCCCAAGATAATAATCAGGATAAGGACACTGAGGAGCTGCTGATAGATAGTAAGTTTTTGTTGATTGTTGATTATATAATTCCTTCAAGTCAGCTGCAAGATTGTCATAATATAGATTGGATCCACCCTCAATATCGAAATCCACACCGTCTAAAACGGCATCGCCAAAAGGACGTGTAGCAGATGAGTCAGTACCACCCAGATAGGAATTCCAGATCTGGTCTGCAACATTTTTGGCATCCTCAGCAGATGATAGAGAATAGCTTCCAACAGCTCCTCCAATAGAGAGGAGGACCTTAATACCTAGGCTCTGACAAGTCTTTATCTCTTCCCCGAACTTGGTGCAAGTATTTGACGGTGGGTCGCAGTGACCTGCAAGGTTGAGTACCAGGTCTCGGCCATTGCCAAATTGGATAAGAAAAGCTATGTTTATGTAAGAATAGAGGCCAGTATTACAGGCTTCGGCTAGAGTTCCTTCGTTGCCGTTTTGACCCCAGTAGGTGGCTATTCCACCATCAGCCTCAGAGATTTGTAGTAAGGCCGAGCTTAGGAGGCAAACCAGCAGAAGAAGTTTGGCTTGAAGAgccattttttatgaatatggaCTCTGGAACAAACTATCTTGTGGTGTTTGTGTGATCGATAGATGGGGATATGTTGTTTGCCAATGGTTTAGCACCCTCTTATAGAGAGGTCTTAGGAGTGCtaaaattgtaatattatacAACTTAAGTGTTAATGAGAAGGAACACAACTAAAATGAGAGGTAAAATGGAAGCTGACGTGGTTCATGTATGTGGAGATTTTGGAAGAGTACAacgtataaaatatatatatatatatatatatataaaatgcttAAATTGTTTGAAGTTGATAACGTATTTGTAAAGATTTCTGTGGTCCTTAATTATTGTACGAAGAATATGAATTTGATATTATCTTCAACAGCATATTGTaaggaaatattatttaattgtagTACAGTACTGTTAATAAGGGGGACCACATGCACCTAAAACTGACAAAAATGGAGATCGCGCGGCCCTCGTGTTTCTCCTGATAAACCCATCATCCATATCCACATGGATGTGGAGATTTGAGAAAGACTACAAAGTCATTAGATAAAACACATGCTTAAATAAACGTGGGACTTCTTAATTACTgtactattaataatatttgatatcTCTAACAGCATATACTATGGAAATTCCTAATTctatacttttaattaattaatcacttCTAAAGTATTGCCTATGTTTCATACCTACCCTTTTATCtgtttctcttctttctttttcaatctTCCATCATTATTTCATACGTACCCTtttatctctttctcttcttcctTTTGCAACCTTCCATCACTATTTCTCTACCTCCTTAATTCTCTTCAATACAGTATATTTAaagattaattgcattttaatattccGTATTTTGCTAAATATTAGATCTTCAAGTTTAAAACATTCTACATCAAATCTtcagtttataatttatttcacattaatacaatttctatattaatttttaaattgactaataaaaagttaaaaattgagaaaactaattaatttttttaatttactaacaatatgataaaaaaatttgattaattagttaatgAAAAAACTAATCAATTTTTTGCTAGTCAATCTATGAATCAATTTGAGAATTAAactaattttaacaaattttagagGATCTAatgtaaaacattttaaatttaaagataccaaaatatataatacaaaagtGCATTTAACTTTAGATGTAATTACAAAACTCGAGATGCATTATGGCATCTATAGTGGTTGTGGGAAATTCAGCTCTAGTTATGGAAGCTCATGCATTTTGCATGGGCTCTTGACAGTGAAGAGTTTGGGAATCATGCTGTCTTCATAGGATCAGATTGTCTTGATTTGGTTAATGATATTAATTACTTGTGAtattattaattcttaattatatatgtttatagagGATATGATACAATGAATCATATATTCATAATCGAATAatttatatacgtatatataccTTTACAAATGATAAGAGAATTTTATATTTCACAATCACATGTTGGCGCTGATTCTTTATTAATTAGCTAATTCTTCTTCCCATGAGTTTTATACTAGTTTCCTTACTCAAGGTTAATTTAAGTTTGACTGGTCAAGTTAGGAATAGGCAAGCGACACCAAGTTTGGTTAGAAGAGCTATTTTATGAATAGGATCGCTCAAACTATTTgtgttgtttgtttatttttctaaggCTTCGCAGAGCACCCTTTTATAGCGATGCTTTGACGGTGTCAAAATTGCAACATTATCCAACTTCAGTGTTAATGAAAAAGGAACACAACTAAAACGAGGGGTAAAAATGCCCAATGAAGGTTGACGTACGCTCATGCACCTAGAGAGAGAGGACAAAacggataataaaaaaaagaaaagaaaaaaggaacacATGCTTAAATCGTTTGAAGTTGATAAAGATATAAAATGTTACATTTGGCCCTTAATTATTATCCtatgaatattaatttatgATATCTTTAACAGGATGCATATActtaggttaaatattttattgaattgtAGTACCATAACGTTAATGAGAAGGAACGCACGCAGCAGCTAAATCGAGGGCAGAAATGGAGGTCCTCAGTCGTGTTCCTTCCTGGTCATCATCCATATCCATATGGATGTGGAGATTGAGGAAGGCTACAATGGATAAAATAGAAGACATGCTCAAATCGTGGGACGTTTTAATTAAAGtactaataatatttaatatcttTAACAGCATATACGATATATGATAATTATGTAGTACTAATTAGTAATTGTAGGTTTGATTTAGAAGCAAAAACTCTCTAGTTGTAATGAGTTTAGTgctgacaataataataataataataattaattacctaTAAACTACTGCCTGTGTTTCTTTATTCAGCTCTACTGATGGAAGCTCATGCTATCTTTTTGCAAGGATTTTTGACAATGAAGAGTTTGGGAATCACACTGTCTTCATAAAATCATATTGtcttaatt
Proteins encoded:
- the LOC125421276 gene encoding hevamine-A-like, whose product is MALQAKLLLLVCLLSSALLQISEADGGIATYWGQNGNEGTLAEACNTGLYSYINIAFLIQFGNGRDLVLNLAGHCDPPSNTCTKFGEEIKTCQSLGIKVLLSIGGAVGSYSLSSAEDAKNVADQIWNSYLGGTDSSATRPFGDAVLDGVDFDIEGGSNLYYDNLAADLKELYNQQSTKTYYLSAAPQCPYPDYYLGTAIDTGLFDFVWVQFYNNPPCQYSADAGVDLLLNSWSVWTSSLKAGKLFLGLPASADAAGSGYIPPDVLIDQVLPVIKNTSKYGGVMLWSRYYDGLSGYSSIILPYVINLENLLLPSMRKV